The following DNA comes from Alphaproteobacteria bacterium HT1-32.
TGAGCGGGCGGGGACCATCGCCGCCCATAACCGGGACGGGGCGGCGCTGTCGCGGTTTCTGCACTGGCTCGACGAAAATGCACCGGGGGTCAGTGAGCTGGAATGCGTGAACCGGCTCGCTGCCTTCCGCGAGGGCGGGGAGCATTATCGTGGCCCCAGCTTCAACACCATCGCCGGATCAGGCCCGAACGGTGCCATCGTGCATTACCGGGTTACGGAGGCGACTGACAGGCAACTGGGGGCCGGGGAACTGTTTCTGGTTGATTCCGGCGGTCAGTATCTGGACGGAACAACCGATGTCACCCGCACCATCGCCATCGGTGCGCCCAGTGATGAAATGAAGCGCGCCTTCACACTGGTACTGAAAGGCCATATCTCGCTGGCCACCGCCCGTTTTCCGGCAGGGACCAAGGGCGGACAGCTCGACAGTCTGGCTCGGGAACATCTCTGGCGTCATGGCCTGAATTATGACCATGGCACCGGCCACGGCGTCGGATCTTACCTCGGTGTTCATGAGGGGCCGCAACGGATTGGCGGGATGAGTGACGTGCCGCTGGAGCCGGGGATGATCATTTCCAACGAACCCGGCTATTACAAAACCGGCGGCTTTGGCATCCGCATCGAAAACCTTGTTCTGGTGGAAGACATCGACAATACGGGCGAGGGCGAATGGCTGGGCTTCCAGACACTGACACTGGCCCCGATTGACCGGCGGCTGATTGATATCGACCTGATGGATGCCGCAGAGATCAGATGGCTGGATGCCTATCATGCCGATGTGGCAAGGATTGTCGGGCCACAGCTTGACGGGGCGGCAGCCAGATGGCTGGCACAGGCCACCGCACCGCTGAAAGGCTGATCAGCCTGCCGCGAAGGTCTCCATCCTGCGGGCCAGCGCGATGTCCTTTTCGGTCACACCGCCCGCATCATGGGTGGACAGGGTCACCTCGACCGTTTTGTAGACATTGAACCATTCCGGATGATGGTCCGCCTTTTCTGCAGCCATCGCGACCCGCGTCATGAACCCGAAGGCGGCGTTGAAATCATCGAACGTGAAAACCTTCGTAATGGCATCACGACCTTCAACCTCGCGCCAGTCGGGCAGGGCCGCCAGGGCTTCTGCCCGCGCCGCGTCTTTCAGAATGGTCATGCCGGTTTCTCCCTTAAACTTCATCCCCTCTGATGTTGGGGTGGCTGGCCGGGAATCAACAACCTGCACCAGATCATCTATCCATCTTCATTCGGCACGACAAACACATCAATTCTCTAATTTCAGCAATCCATGAACAGCGTTATACTTCCTGCCAGACAGGGAGAGACCAGATGGAAATTGAACGAATAGATCATTTTGTCATTACCGCGCGGGATGTTGCGAAAACCGCAG
Coding sequences within:
- a CDS encoding 4a-hydroxytetrahydrobiopterin dehydratase produces the protein MTILKDAARAEALAALPDWREVEGRDAITKVFTFDDFNAAFGFMTRVAMAAEKADHHPEWFNVYKTVEVTLSTHDAGGVTEKDIALARRMETFAAG